The genomic window AACTTTTATTATCCAGTTCCAAGTAAAAccatcaaaaaaacaacaaaaacactaatTTCATGGTAATTGATCAAATGCCTAAAATCTCCAAGTCCCAAACTTTATATgctataaaaatgtaattttggaaaaagtagtataaaaatctcACCACAATATGTTGGATACACATAATAAAAGTAACATTTGGAAAAAAGAAAGGCGGTCTGCAATACTTTGCTTTCTGTCATTTTATAACTGTGGTGGTGTTGCCTTTCTTGAACTTAAACTGCACAGAACTATTGTGGAAAATTGTTACAGGAGTAGCTGGTTTCATTTGTGAACAATGAACAGGTGAGAAccccaaccagcaacagaatcacaacaacAAGTGACTGATTAAATGTCCACAAAGTCAATAAGTAGCAGTATGTTCAGTTTGTATCCTTTGTGGAAAGTTTTGGCACATTCTTCTTTAGTACATTGTGAACCTGTGATAAAAGATCTGTCACAAAATCTGCACTGGTAAGGTTTCTGTCCAGTATGAGTCTGTTGGTGACACTTGTAAAAGTTGGACGACCAGAGGATCTTGGTGCACTTATCACATGGGTACATCAACTTCTTgtggtgaatgtgacagtgagaaCATCATGCAGACAAGGCTCAGGAAGCTTTCCCACACCAATCATAGTCTTATGGTTTTTCTCCTCTGTGGGTGCATAGGTGTGCCTTACAGCTGGACTCTATGGAGCcagatctggaggtttttaagtttGATGTTCTTGTCAAAAGAAGTCAGTACTGCTGGTTCAGACACTGCATTTCTTGttgtcatctgatgctgaggtactGTTTGGTCCAGACAATGATTCACATCTGTGTTGATGGCAGAAGAGAGCAGAGTGTGGCAAGAATCTTTGTTCACATTGGTAACACTCAAACTGTTTTGATGTgtttctcctctgtggatgcgtaggtgtgcctTAAGTCCATTTATACGGGTGTaagttttcccacactggtcaaagtgatatggtctttctccactgtggattcGTAGGTGTCCCTTAAAGTTATGCATGtcagtgaaagtcttcccacactgttcacagttatatggtctttctccactgtggctgCGTAGGTGTCCCTTAAAGTGATGCACCTgcgtgaaagtctttccacactgttTACAGTCATATGATCtttgtccactgtggatgcgttggtgaacTTTAAGCACCTCCTTTCTGATGAAAGCCTTCCACACTCCTCACAtgaatatggtctttctccactgtggatgcgtatgTGTGTCTTAAGGTTACTCATTTTGatgaaagttttcccacactgtccacagccatatggtctttgtccactgtggatgcgtaggtgtgacTTAAGGACAAACctctgggtgaaagtcttcccacagtGTTCACAgggatatggtctttctccactgtggatgtgtaCGTGTTTCTTCAAGTTACTCATAtcagtgaaagtcttcccacactgttcacattcatatggtctttctccactgtggctaCGTAGGTGTGTCTTAAGGTTACTCctctgggtgaaagtcttcccacactgtccacagtcatatggtctttctccactgtggatgcgtagatGTATCTTAAGATCACTCATacgggtgaaagtcttcccacactggtcacactcatatggtctttctccattgtggatgcgtaggtgtgtcttaaAGTGATGCATGTGGGTGTAAGTCTTCCCACATTGGTCACAAGTGAGTTTTCCTTCCAtatttgctggaatcaggtgatcttctCCTGATTcaacttttaggtttcacttaAAATCCACCTTCAGCTTCTTTCTACATCgaaacaaagagaaagaagaagaggtggtcactgaaatgcaatggaatggaacagaacaaacacatctctTCAGGACCAGATTAAGCAGATAGACAAAATTAACTATTCAGGTCATCGACAGGACATTTTCAAaacaaccaatatttgatgggTTCTCCTTAAGAGTTGTGTTTTCTGTATGAGACCAGAAAAAGCAACTAATAACAGAGAAATTGATGAtgaaaaatgtcaggttctctccagtgttggCAGATTCTTTTAATAGTTACAAAATTACAAAACTCTGAAAAAACTTGTTCCGTTTGGTCATTGAAAGTAAAGTCAGACCAATTCACTGTATTATTAGGGCCCAAGGGCTGAGAATTGGCTGCAAAGGCCCTAttgtctgtcaaatgttttctattatcatcattattattattattccgttGATGACTAGTGTGACATCACAAATCCCTTTGGTTTCCAAATCCCTGCTGCTAATGTAAACAGCAGTGGCTGGAGTCCAGGAACTGGTCACCTTTTTCACACACGTACAAGAAAATATGTAGATGTGTGGATTTTTTAGGGCTGATGCCGACACCATTTTCGTTTTCATCAACCTTGGCCGATGACCGATGCAGGCTGCCGATTTTCTTGAGATGATATTGCTTTTGCTCCCtcaatttacataataaaaatgacaCAATGATAACAAATGTTACAAGTCtcaatttaaacaaaaaagaaacataactgaacttaaaacaacatttaacaaatagTAAAAAGAGGAAGAAAGGTGAGGTAGAACAAGTAATGTTGCATATAGTAGCATTTAACAGCTTCATTCTTGTTGAACTTTATCAAACATACATTCaaataaaaagcaaaactaaAAGAGTTCAGTGCTCTTAATTTTTCAAGTAATttctttgaaaataaatatttgaccATAATTAAAATTCTTACAGGATTGCACACAGTAGCAACAAGCAAGCAGCATAATATAGTGCACAGTGTCCTATAGTGAATTTTAAAGGAACCATTTCCCACTGAGTCATTTAATGCTTAGGCCAGTGGTTCTTAACTTTGTTGGCGacactgaaccccaccagtttcatatgtgcattcaccgaacccttctttattaagaaatacgatatgatttttttcaaattcaagacacaggcatatgttttactggtgcacaaaatgaaccgtgcattaacatcactgtgttcaaagaacaaaaccaatacagtgcatgaacttacaacaaattgcataccttttcacaaagacttgaccttttaatacaaccacactgaaatggttttaatttttacctTATGTTTTccataatgaacttattgtatttatgctatttatcatttttaacattttaacacacacccatcacctaatttccatcaggctacaataataatgaatatttactgcaaatcagtgtgacttctgctgttgtgtatatgtatgtgtaggccgtcacgTCAACccagttttcgtttcatctcgctccgaacttaacgaaccacgcaattttgacataaaaaaaaattaattgcatgtagtgtatcaaaaaaaaaaagttctcgttatactccttcagtatttttgtgatcgttgttttattacggcactagctcggctttagcgtaataagatttctccatccgcgacggtgcgtcggttgtcacgtgattgtaactgaccagtgcggtgaccgaaaaatgtaaacaaacgctacacatggctgcctccgtggttaacaggaagtagcaaaagtcataacaacaatgtggaaaatactcaaataattcatcgtcagacgaatGGAAGAGATTagaaacacttccggatgtgttgtagtgctataagcaacaacaatgcaccgcgtatattggatgtcaatcagagaaagagtctccgaagttgtttgtttacatacacggacctagcccgacacacacacccgactaatgagtcgagtgtgtgtcttgacctctgctgaacccctgagactgactcactgaacccctagggttcgatcgaacccaggttaagaaccactggcttAGGCCTAAGTTTTAGTGCACTTCCATAATCTCTTGTAGTGCAAATGGCCTTCCTAAGATAAGGAAAGAGTCAACAGCaatacaaaaccaaaaacaactgaaaatgaacCGTGCATAATATGCATATTGCCCCACTTCCAATACTATTGACCTAGTTCTTAATATTCCCAGTTTAGGAGCTGTGGGTTATAATGGAGGAAACGAAGATGCTCTGCATTTTCCCCTGTCAGCCTGTACTTCTGCAGGAGAAgccatttatttcactaataacacacttgaTCTGGagctgtgggggtgggggtgggcgaTAGCGGTCCATGATTGTGACGACGTAGCAACCAGCAAGGGCTGGGCCATAAAAtgatatatatcacgatataacttttcctcgatagaaatatgaaacatgcttgatacaatttcaatagaattcattcgttCATGTTtagacagacataagaacagtcAATCATAATTAAGCAGTGCCGCAccaaaccaatcacactagagctaTGTCAAGTTAGGTCGAcgcccacagcacaggtgtaagagcagctgcagcacacacactaatgttggGGCTGAAGA from Sphaeramia orbicularis chromosome 16, fSphaOr1.1, whole genome shotgun sequence includes these protein-coding regions:
- the LOC115436314 gene encoding zinc finger protein 239-like; translation: MEGKLTCDQCGKTYTHMHHFKTHLRIHNGERPYECDQCGKTFTRMSDLKIHLRIHSGERPYDCGQCGKTFTQRSNLKTHLRSHSGERPYECEQCGKTFTDMSNLKKHVHIHSGERPYPCEHCGKTFTQRFVLKSHLRIHSGQRPYGCGQCGKTFIKMSNLKTHIRIHSGERPYSCEECGRLSSERRCLKFTNASTVDKDHMTVNSVERLSRRCITLRDTYAATVEKDHITVNSVGRLSLTCITLRDTYESTVEKDHITLTSVGKLTPV